The genomic window GTCGCTGGCGCGTTGCCCTCGCCGACGTTCAACCTGGTGTACCGCTACGAGACTGCGCGCGGCGTCGTCGTGCACCATCTCGACCTCTACCGCCTCGAAGATCCGGAGGAAGTCTGGGAGCTGGGCTGGGCGGAGCTCGGGGAGGACCGGGACGTGGTGCTGATCGAGTGGCCCGAGCGGGCGGAGTCGTTGCTGCCGGCGCGGCGCTGGGATATCTATCTCGAAATCCCGGAGCCGGGGGCCGCGGTCCGGCGGGTCAGGGCGGTTCGGCGCGGCGACGCTCCGCCGTTGCCGGAGCTGCCGGTCGGTGCGGCGGGTCGGGATTAGGGATCCGGCCTGCAGGTGTCGGTTTCGGAGCCGGGTGGGAGAGGGATGCGACCGTATCTGGCCATC from bacterium includes these protein-coding regions:
- a CDS encoding tRNA (adenosine(37)-N6)-threonylcarbamoyltransferase complex ATPase subunit type 1 TsaE is translated as MAVGEATLGPALLTEAELEAWGRAIGSAVDPPLVLALRGELGAGKSVLARAVARGAGVAGALPSPTFNLVYRYETARGVVVHHLDLYRLEDPEEVWELGWAELGEDRDVVLIEWPERAESLLPARRWDIYLEIPEPGAAVRRVRAVRRGDAPPLPELPVGAAGRD